A single genomic interval of Pelagicoccus sp. SDUM812003 harbors:
- a CDS encoding Ig-like domain-containing protein, which produces MPNRCPLYRGIATALTLFLAVLTVQAYAQPHQLEYLDRGLVAVKASESEAYLSWRLLVSDDEFVGFNMYRSSDGLPAVKLNSSPIRGTTDYIDASVDFGVSNSYYIRPVENGVELGASRVASIDMDAPVRQYLSLPLQVPEGGVTPDGVNYSYTANDLSVGDLTGDGRYEVVVKWYPTNAKDNAQGGYTGNALLDAYTLDGELLWRIDLGINIRSGAHYTQFMVYDLDGDGISEVAVRTAEGSMDASGAYVAAEDKWFGERPPIDHSADRRNGSGYILEGPEFLTVYNGETGLEAASILYDPQRVPGTYFPTPGQIEAIWGDGYGNRIDRFLGAVAYLDGERPSLVMCRGYYYGRNGSPGRTVLAAYDWRDGVLSKRWVFDTWENPENDSYRGQGAHSLTVGDVDQDGRDEIVYGAATIDDDGTGLYNTLIGHGDALHLSDMDPDRPGLEIWMPHESPSSYGDNGSELHDAATGEVLFGVSGEGSDVGRGVAADLDPRYRGFETWASRGGMHSITGEAIETNGLPSMNFLVWWDADPLRELLSGTEITKWNWNLGHSELLFTDSGIASNNSTKATPNLSADIYGDWREEVIWRSTDSSELRIYSTIIPARSRMVTLMHDRQYRLAIAWQNVGYNQPPHTGFYLGDGMETPERPDYFYNRSNQSPAVELVSPSDGSFFEVGDVASLVAEASDPDGVVEEVEFFENDKYLGLDPTDPYTALWDATMGGSFHLRAVATDDSGAQTLSLPVTVTVGHTEIYDESTALRGWTPIESEHEGYRGDGYFAFSRPWHFIEFRDLDGGLVGGEKTLRIRYSAQRPGVHPCFLIVNGERQMVRLPSTGDWSNWQEFEVKIALEIGPSNTVRLQARGGAIMVDEVSVAGIVRNQAPAVEIVSPQNGFSFPEGVDIGIGVAAQDIGGSVASVDFYAGDLLLGTDITAPYSLDWEDVGEGLYALTATATDDMGAETTSEEVEILVNNPPSVAIVSPSSGSYVPSGETVRIEVEADDGVGTVESVDFYVGGELLSTDLEAPFSLDWSSEEQGPYSFSAVATDNRGAAMESQPIELIVSPAGYAATYQAEEAEGTEIFFESTNPGYNGDGYANFPSDGGALLFDKVDGGSGSMAILRIRYALGAADPRIGRLTVNGSSMDIEFPSTGGWAEYKTMDLAFPFDAGKSNEVLFESTGADLANVDEITVLGLQSEDDQTYHAENAYQENVSFETGNLGFNGTGAINFPGTDGILEFQEVDGGIGGTITLKIRYALGAAGERAGTLTINGNEQPIVFPSTGGWSTYDFIQLNVSLLAGPQNTIRFASIGNDLGNVDEIVLSGITPNDVPEVTLLTPKDKVSEATSIYVVGDSTVASYNSGSYPQKGWGQILQSFLYDGEFVVNNRAIGGRSSRSFIEEGRWESVKAELSEGDYVFVQFGHNDRDWNKAERYTPVPDYKVYIAQYVNEARELGAIPVLVTPMVMNAWRNDSMRNVFTEDGNDYAGAMKEVGVELGVDVIDLNAKSHAFFSGLSYEYNARFFYNTYVEGEYPNFPSGNNDGTHFQEMGAIYMAKFIAEGIREQQDDPEIGPLADALVTQYPVSLKANVDGAGEITMGSEFPAGVTVTLKALSEDGHSFIRWTDGESNEIATTNIYTFEMGREAQSFIAYLDNEEVVAPPAAGVKIGGGVASTGGWKLGDEMLFTAEAFDPDGTIDRVEYYARDTRVKIGEATEPPYAFTWIVEGGIYDVWAEAVDNHGARGASDPYSIAIEVENELPTVSIVAPSNGSTLSAGESFTMEATASDPDGSILRVDFFEGNSLLGSDDTAPYTWDFDGFEPGSYTLGARAIDNFGEGSQIETIAVGVLFPEGGALLQEAEDGMLSGNFVIVEDAEASGGKAVEAIGGGDDWVEFNFNVEVAGFYKIRTLVKAIDGTHDSMFVTIDGDGATTHTWDVERNATYIEDYVKNRRGEDPVIVLLEAGAHTVRFAYRENLFLDLVELELDRVKPSNFAPTVSLVSPVSGDVFAEGETITVSASASDEDGSVSLVEFYADGVKIGEASQAPFSVDWSGATAGEVTLSAVATDNEGATGSSEAVSIGIFFSDGGEPIQEAESGSSEGAVIVVDDASASGGQYIEFADPEGLVSGMTYTITNVGSGMAMEAADSDSAYGGSIYQQTPTGERNQQFVITDLGGGNYSIFALENEENVDAYGGRDATSGTIGTWVANASRYPNQNWTLIEDGDAYRFKTTNRGDYSIGVAGESSDAGADIDWSAESGSDYQRWTITPVSGGGSASESNYVEFKFNVEEDGAYNLWVTYKAIDESSNSSFVSIDGGPAEQYFWEMPVSSEFVGAFVMESGSTEPLEIDLAAGPHTVRFGYSEPVSIDQVELRVDPGLGFKNGGTYQIVNVGNGMALQSESRAVNQGVNAFLDSQQWVIDEVSEDVYSIILKGTTEGLDHYPGDEIGTWTFNSTKSNQLWRIVPVEEGVFKISVLNSPESMVLSPEGLSDADGANVVQAEYIGDARQHWTIEVPGEAEPKTHTIYTIGDSTVANYAPGYYPQTGWGQVLGQFFDPEVEVKNRAVGGTSSRSFYNSFWTPVVEELEAGDFVFIQFGINDRAADEERNTNEEEFKEFLTLYVNETIAAGAHPVLVSTVRRNAWVDSSTMYDAYHEHPVATRELAAEIGVPLIDLNLAAKQLLETLGPDYAGPFVYMNLEAGEYDIGAKADNVHFQEMGAHEMARLVIEGIESLDTDTNVSQLIEWIDPMYEVAVSSNDTALGLVTRTASYPEGATVTVKALPSAGYQFVQWEDGSGNLVSTDRLMIFEMGAEAQSFHAIFEVAPPAEPDPETGIISGATYTLTNVGSGLMLQNSGREVTQGVATGGVEQTFTLTKLENGNYTITAVSNSENLDTYNDNQVGTYTANPGNGNQNWIITLADGGHRIGSQSRTGSVLGVDGDSSADDANVGWATDASSDFQRWTLSEVE; this is translated from the coding sequence ATGCCAAATAGATGCCCGCTGTATCGTGGGATAGCTACTGCTTTGACGCTGTTTTTAGCTGTCCTGACTGTTCAAGCATACGCCCAGCCTCATCAGCTGGAGTATTTAGATAGAGGACTCGTCGCCGTGAAGGCGAGCGAGAGCGAAGCCTACTTAAGCTGGAGATTGCTGGTTAGCGACGATGAGTTCGTGGGTTTCAATATGTACCGTTCCTCGGACGGGCTGCCAGCGGTCAAACTCAATTCGTCGCCTATTCGCGGTACGACCGACTACATCGATGCATCGGTCGACTTTGGCGTATCCAATTCTTATTACATCAGGCCGGTTGAGAATGGCGTGGAGTTGGGAGCGAGCAGGGTTGCGTCGATTGACATGGACGCTCCTGTTCGCCAGTACCTGAGCTTGCCGCTGCAAGTGCCGGAAGGCGGAGTCACTCCTGATGGGGTGAACTATAGCTATACGGCGAACGACCTGTCGGTGGGGGATTTGACTGGCGATGGGCGCTATGAAGTCGTCGTTAAGTGGTATCCGACCAACGCGAAGGACAATGCGCAAGGTGGATACACTGGCAACGCTCTGCTTGACGCCTATACCTTGGACGGTGAATTGCTGTGGCGCATAGACCTCGGGATAAACATTCGTTCCGGGGCCCACTACACGCAGTTCATGGTGTATGACTTGGATGGAGACGGTATTTCGGAAGTGGCGGTTCGTACCGCCGAAGGGTCCATGGATGCCAGCGGCGCGTATGTGGCCGCGGAGGACAAGTGGTTTGGCGAGCGTCCGCCGATTGACCACAGCGCGGATCGTCGCAATGGTAGCGGTTACATACTCGAGGGACCCGAGTTCCTGACCGTCTACAACGGCGAAACCGGTCTGGAAGCGGCTTCGATACTTTATGATCCGCAGCGCGTTCCTGGCACCTATTTCCCGACTCCCGGCCAGATTGAAGCGATTTGGGGAGATGGATACGGAAATCGTATCGATCGCTTCTTAGGAGCGGTAGCCTACTTGGATGGCGAGCGTCCTAGTCTTGTAATGTGTCGTGGATACTACTACGGAAGAAACGGTTCTCCAGGGCGCACTGTTCTGGCCGCTTACGACTGGCGCGACGGCGTGCTAAGCAAGCGCTGGGTCTTCGATACTTGGGAAAACCCAGAGAACGATTCCTACCGTGGTCAGGGCGCCCACAGCTTGACGGTTGGCGATGTCGACCAGGACGGTCGCGACGAAATCGTCTATGGCGCAGCGACGATCGATGATGATGGTACTGGTCTTTACAATACGCTTATTGGTCATGGCGATGCGTTGCACCTTTCCGACATGGACCCGGATCGTCCCGGTCTTGAGATCTGGATGCCGCACGAGTCTCCGTCTTCGTATGGCGACAACGGATCCGAACTGCATGATGCGGCGACGGGAGAAGTCCTGTTCGGCGTAAGTGGCGAAGGCTCCGATGTCGGTCGCGGGGTAGCGGCGGATTTGGACCCTCGCTATCGTGGCTTCGAGACATGGGCCTCGCGCGGGGGCATGCATTCCATCACCGGTGAAGCGATCGAGACGAACGGACTTCCCTCGATGAACTTCCTCGTCTGGTGGGACGCCGATCCACTTCGCGAGCTGCTTTCCGGCACCGAGATTACAAAATGGAACTGGAATCTGGGTCACTCCGAGCTGCTGTTTACCGACAGTGGCATCGCATCCAACAACAGCACCAAAGCAACGCCAAACCTCTCTGCTGACATCTACGGCGACTGGCGCGAAGAGGTGATCTGGAGGTCGACGGACAGCTCCGAGCTGCGCATTTATTCGACCATTATCCCAGCCCGTAGCCGCATGGTCACGCTGATGCATGATCGTCAATATCGCCTCGCCATCGCGTGGCAGAATGTTGGATACAACCAGCCGCCTCATACCGGATTTTATCTCGGAGATGGAATGGAGACTCCGGAGCGTCCGGACTATTTCTACAACCGCTCGAACCAGTCGCCAGCGGTCGAACTCGTTTCGCCCTCGGATGGCAGCTTCTTCGAAGTAGGCGATGTCGCTTCGCTGGTAGCTGAAGCGAGCGACCCAGACGGCGTAGTCGAAGAGGTCGAGTTTTTCGAAAACGACAAGTATCTCGGCCTCGATCCGACCGATCCTTACACGGCGCTCTGGGACGCGACCATGGGCGGCTCGTTCCATCTGCGAGCTGTGGCGACTGACGACAGCGGCGCCCAAACCTTATCTCTGCCGGTTACGGTGACTGTCGGGCATACCGAAATCTATGACGAATCGACCGCCCTGCGTGGCTGGACTCCGATCGAGAGCGAGCATGAAGGGTATCGAGGCGATGGATACTTCGCCTTTAGCCGTCCGTGGCACTTTATTGAATTTCGCGACTTGGACGGCGGTCTCGTCGGCGGTGAAAAGACGCTCCGCATTCGCTATAGCGCCCAGCGTCCCGGCGTACATCCGTGTTTCCTCATCGTTAACGGGGAACGCCAAATGGTTCGACTGCCCTCGACCGGAGATTGGTCGAACTGGCAGGAGTTCGAAGTGAAAATCGCCCTCGAGATCGGTCCTTCGAACACGGTCCGTTTGCAGGCCCGAGGCGGAGCCATCATGGTGGACGAAGTTTCCGTAGCTGGCATCGTACGCAATCAGGCGCCAGCAGTCGAAATCGTGTCTCCACAAAATGGATTCAGCTTCCCTGAAGGAGTGGATATCGGGATAGGCGTAGCCGCGCAAGATATAGGCGGATCCGTCGCATCGGTAGATTTCTATGCCGGAGACCTGCTTCTCGGTACCGATATCACGGCCCCGTATTCGCTCGATTGGGAAGATGTTGGCGAAGGCCTCTACGCTCTCACCGCTACAGCGACCGATGACATGGGAGCCGAAACCACTTCCGAGGAAGTGGAGATTCTCGTAAACAATCCGCCCAGCGTGGCGATTGTTTCTCCGTCCAGTGGTTCCTATGTTCCTTCGGGCGAAACGGTTCGCATCGAAGTCGAGGCCGATGATGGCGTGGGCACCGTGGAAAGCGTGGACTTCTACGTCGGAGGCGAGCTACTGAGCACGGACCTGGAAGCTCCGTTTTCCCTCGATTGGTCTAGCGAAGAGCAGGGGCCCTACAGCTTCTCTGCAGTCGCTACCGATAACCGAGGCGCCGCTATGGAATCCCAGCCCATCGAGCTCATTGTCAGCCCTGCTGGATACGCTGCGACCTATCAAGCCGAAGAGGCAGAGGGTACTGAGATCTTCTTCGAGTCCACCAACCCTGGCTACAATGGCGACGGCTATGCGAACTTCCCTAGCGATGGCGGAGCCCTCCTCTTTGACAAGGTCGATGGAGGTTCCGGAAGCATGGCTATTTTGCGCATTCGCTACGCTCTCGGTGCGGCGGATCCACGCATCGGCCGATTGACGGTCAATGGTAGCAGCATGGATATCGAGTTCCCGTCAACCGGTGGTTGGGCTGAATACAAGACTATGGATTTGGCATTCCCATTCGATGCAGGAAAGTCGAACGAAGTCCTTTTCGAATCGACCGGCGCCGACTTGGCGAATGTCGATGAAATCACAGTTCTCGGTCTGCAAAGCGAGGACGACCAGACCTATCACGCGGAAAACGCCTATCAGGAAAACGTCTCGTTCGAAACGGGCAACCTCGGTTTCAACGGCACCGGAGCCATCAATTTCCCGGGTACGGATGGAATTCTCGAATTCCAGGAAGTCGACGGAGGTATAGGCGGAACCATTACGCTGAAGATTCGCTACGCTCTCGGAGCTGCCGGCGAACGGGCTGGCACGCTCACGATCAACGGAAACGAGCAGCCCATCGTATTCCCATCGACAGGAGGCTGGTCGACTTACGACTTCATCCAGTTGAATGTCTCGCTGCTGGCTGGACCTCAGAACACCATTCGCTTCGCGTCGATCGGAAACGACCTTGGCAACGTCGACGAAATCGTGCTCTCCGGTATCACGCCCAACGACGTGCCGGAAGTGACGCTTCTGACGCCCAAGGATAAGGTAAGCGAAGCCACCAGCATCTATGTGGTAGGCGACTCGACGGTAGCCTCCTACAACAGCGGCTCGTATCCACAGAAAGGTTGGGGGCAGATTCTCCAAAGCTTCCTCTACGACGGCGAGTTCGTGGTCAACAATCGCGCTATCGGTGGACGCAGCTCTCGAAGCTTCATCGAAGAAGGACGCTGGGAGTCGGTGAAGGCCGAGCTTTCCGAAGGCGACTATGTATTCGTGCAGTTCGGACACAACGACCGCGATTGGAACAAGGCCGAACGCTATACGCCAGTTCCTGACTACAAGGTCTACATCGCTCAGTACGTGAACGAAGCGCGCGAGCTCGGAGCGATCCCGGTCCTCGTGACTCCCATGGTGATGAATGCGTGGAGAAATGACTCCATGCGCAACGTTTTCACCGAAGACGGAAACGACTATGCTGGCGCCATGAAGGAAGTGGGCGTTGAGCTAGGAGTGGACGTGATTGACCTAAATGCGAAATCGCACGCTTTTTTCAGCGGCTTGTCCTACGAGTATAACGCCCGTTTCTTCTACAATACGTATGTAGAAGGTGAATACCCGAATTTCCCAAGCGGAAACAACGACGGTACTCACTTCCAGGAAATGGGGGCCATCTACATGGCCAAGTTTATCGCCGAGGGCATTCGCGAGCAGCAAGACGATCCGGAAATCGGGCCGTTGGCGGATGCTCTGGTGACGCAGTACCCGGTCTCGCTGAAAGCGAACGTAGACGGAGCTGGCGAAATCACCATGGGCTCGGAATTTCCTGCGGGCGTGACGGTGACGCTCAAAGCGCTTTCGGAGGACGGGCATAGCTTCATTCGCTGGACCGATGGCGAAAGTAATGAGATCGCCACTACGAATATCTACACCTTCGAAATGGGCCGCGAAGCGCAATCCTTCATCGCCTATCTCGACAACGAGGAAGTCGTCGCTCCGCCTGCTGCAGGCGTGAAGATCGGTGGCGGTGTGGCTTCCACCGGTGGTTGGAAGCTTGGCGATGAAATGCTGTTCACCGCGGAAGCTTTCGATCCCGATGGAACGATCGACCGCGTCGAGTACTACGCCCGCGACACTCGCGTCAAGATCGGCGAAGCTACCGAGCCGCCGTACGCCTTCACTTGGATTGTCGAAGGCGGTATCTACGACGTCTGGGCGGAAGCGGTAGACAACCACGGCGCCCGCGGAGCTTCCGATCCCTATTCGATCGCGATCGAAGTGGAGAACGAGCTGCCGACCGTGTCTATCGTCGCGCCCTCGAACGGATCCACTCTCTCCGCTGGCGAATCCTTCACGATGGAAGCCACCGCGAGCGATCCCGACGGTTCGATCCTGCGGGTCGATTTCTTCGAAGGAAACAGTCTGCTCGGATCCGACGATACGGCTCCCTACACCTGGGACTTCGACGGATTCGAGCCAGGTTCCTACACCTTAGGCGCTCGGGCAATCGACAACTTCGGCGAAGGTTCGCAGATCGAAACCATCGCCGTGGGCGTGCTCTTTCCGGAAGGCGGAGCTCTGCTGCAGGAGGCCGAAGACGGCATGCTCTCTGGCAACTTTGTCATCGTTGAAGACGCCGAAGCCAGTGGTGGAAAGGCAGTCGAAGCGATCGGCGGAGGCGACGATTGGGTTGAGTTCAACTTCAACGTCGAAGTCGCCGGCTTCTACAAGATCCGTACGCTGGTCAAAGCCATCGACGGAACTCACGACTCCATGTTCGTGACCATCGACGGTGACGGAGCGACGACCCATACTTGGGATGTGGAACGCAACGCCACTTACATCGAAGACTACGTGAAGAACCGCCGCGGCGAGGATCCCGTGATCGTCTTGCTCGAGGCAGGCGCCCATACGGTACGTTTCGCCTATCGCGAGAATCTTTTCCTCGACCTCGTCGAGCTGGAGCTCGATCGCGTGAAGCCAAGCAACTTCGCCCCGACGGTTTCGCTCGTGTCTCCAGTTTCTGGCGACGTGTTCGCGGAAGGCGAGACCATCACTGTGAGCGCGAGCGCTTCCGATGAGGATGGTTCCGTTTCCCTCGTAGAGTTTTACGCAGATGGCGTGAAGATCGGAGAAGCGAGCCAAGCGCCGTTTTCCGTCGATTGGAGCGGAGCGACTGCGGGCGAAGTGACTCTATCTGCAGTGGCGACCGACAATGAAGGCGCCACTGGGAGCTCCGAGGCCGTATCGATTGGCATTTTCTTCTCCGATGGCGGCGAGCCGATTCAGGAGGCTGAGTCGGGTAGTTCCGAAGGAGCGGTGATCGTCGTCGACGACGCCAGTGCCAGCGGAGGCCAGTACATCGAATTCGCCGATCCGGAAGGACTCGTATCCGGAATGACATACACTATCACCAACGTCGGTAGCGGTATGGCCATGGAAGCGGCGGACTCGGACAGCGCGTACGGTGGATCGATTTATCAGCAGACGCCGACTGGCGAGCGGAATCAGCAGTTCGTCATCACCGATTTGGGTGGCGGAAACTATTCCATCTTCGCCTTGGAGAACGAAGAAAACGTAGACGCCTACGGTGGCCGCGACGCTACCTCCGGTACGATCGGGACTTGGGTCGCCAACGCCTCCAGGTATCCGAACCAGAACTGGACGCTCATCGAGGACGGTGACGCGTATCGCTTCAAGACCACCAACCGCGGCGACTACTCGATTGGCGTAGCGGGAGAGAGCTCCGACGCCGGAGCAGACATCGACTGGAGCGCGGAGTCGGGCAGCGACTATCAGCGCTGGACGATTACACCGGTTTCCGGAGGAGGCAGCGCCTCAGAAAGCAACTACGTCGAGTTCAAGTTCAACGTGGAGGAGGATGGGGCCTACAACCTGTGGGTGACCTACAAGGCGATTGACGAGAGCAGCAACTCGTCGTTCGTATCCATAGACGGAGGACCAGCCGAGCAGTACTTCTGGGAAATGCCGGTAAGCTCCGAATTCGTGGGCGCTTTCGTGATGGAGTCAGGCTCGACCGAACCGCTGGAGATCGATCTCGCGGCCGGACCCCACACCGTGCGTTTCGGATACAGCGAACCGGTCAGCATCGACCAAGTGGAGCTCCGCGTCGATCCGGGACTGGGCTTCAAGAACGGCGGCACCTATCAGATCGTCAATGTCGGCAACGGCATGGCCCTACAGTCCGAATCCCGCGCCGTGAATCAGGGCGTCAACGCGTTCCTCGATTCGCAGCAATGGGTGATCGATGAAGTGTCGGAGGACGTGTACAGCATAATTCTGAAGGGGACCACCGAAGGCTTGGATCACTATCCCGGCGACGAGATCGGTACCTGGACGTTCAACTCCACCAAGAGCAATCAACTCTGGAGGATCGTTCCTGTGGAGGAAGGTGTATTCAAGATATCGGTACTAAATAGCCCCGAGTCTATGGTGCTCAGTCCGGAGGGTCTCAGCGACGCGGACGGAGCGAATGTCGTGCAAGCTGAATACATCGGGGATGCTCGCCAGCATTGGACGATCGAAGTTCCGGGCGAGGCGGAGCCGAAGACGCACACCATCTACACCATCGGTGATTCCACCGTCGCGAACTACGCTCCAGGCTACTATCCACAGACCGGCTGGGGACAGGTGCTCGGACAGTTCTTCGATCCCGAAGTCGAAGTGAAGAATCGCGCTGTTGGTGGTACCAGCTCTCGGAGCTTCTACAATAGCTTCTGGACTCCGGTTGTGGAGGAGCTCGAAGCAGGCGATTTCGTTTTCATCCAGTTTGGCATCAACGACCGAGCCGCGGACGAGGAACGAAACACCAACGAAGAGGAGTTCAAGGAGTTCCTTACCCTGTATGTGAATGAAACGATAGCGGCCGGGGCTCATCCGGTATTGGTTTCGACGGTACGTCGCAATGCCTGGGTTGATTCGAGCACAATGTATGACGCTTATCACGAGCATCCGGTGGCGACGCGCGAGCTGGCAGCCGAGATCGGTGTGCCTCTGATCGATCTGAACCTCGCTGCCAAGCAGCTTCTGGAAACGCTTGGCCCGGACTACGCAGGGCCGTTTGTCTACATGAATCTGGAAGCGGGCGAATACGACATCGGAGCCAAAGCGGACAACGTCCACTTCCAGGAAATGGGAGCTCATGAAATGGCGAGGTTGGTGATCGAAGGTATCGAGTCTCTCGATACGGATACGAATGTCAGCCAGCTGATCGAATGGATTGATCCGATGTACGAGGTCGCGGTGTCCAGCAACGACACGGCCTTGGGATTGGTCACTCGCACCGCGAGCTATCCGGAAGGAGCGACCGTCACCGTAAAGGCGTTGCCAAGCGCGGGCTACCAGTTCGTGCAGTGGGAGGACGGATCAGGAAACCTCGTTTCCACCGACCGCCTAATGATCTTCGAAATGGGAGCCGAAGCGCAGAGCTTCCACGCCATCTTCGAAGTCGCTCCACCGGCGGAGCCCGATCCGGAAACAGGCATCATCTCGGGCGCGACCTACACGCTGACCAACGTCGGCAGCGGCTTGATGCTGCAGAATAGCGGTCGCGAAGTGACGCAAGGCGTCGCCACGGGCGGCGTGGAGCAGACCTTCACCCTGACCAAGCTAGAAAATGGAAACTACACCATCACTGCGGTGAGCAACTCCGAGAATCTGGATACCTACAACGACAACCAAGTCGGCACCTACACCGCCAATCCTGGAAACGGAAATCAGAACTGGATCATCACGCTTGCCGACGGCGGACACCGCATCGGCTCGCAGTCTCGCACCGGCAGCGTGCTCGGTGTGGACGGCGACAGCTCTGCCGATGACGCCAATGTCGGCTGGGCGACGGACGCCAGCAGCGATTTCCAGCGCTGGACGCTCAGCGAAGTGGAATAG
- a CDS encoding TonB-dependent receptor has translation MSASQGYVGGDDLALATAEGGSDLLEAVPGMIATQHSGTGKAKQYFLRGFNLDHGTDFAAMVDGMQVNFPTHGHGQGYADTNFVIPEMVSMISYLKGPYYAMVGDFSSTGSASIGFKDMLERDFVSASVGEYGRQRLVSGMSRPAAEGNLLFGLELEENDGPWVLDENLAKRSGLLRYSAGNYDERFSVTAMAYDSSWDATDQIPERAIASGDLSIYGFVDPTVGGRTTRYSLSANWRRDQGHVRTFANAYSIYYDMNLWSNFTYFLEDPVNGDQFEQADRRMVYGASFGKTYFYQELFGKQTNHTIALQFRWDDIDQVGLYKTKERHRLSTIREDEVGVVSSGLIYEAKVDWSPKLRMHLGARLDNVDHRSRSRVGMESGVASDWLISPKTNIVYTMNDALEWYASAGYGFHSNDARAASVGDKVDPLVSSQGAELGLRYRFEQRLNTSLSLWRLDLDSELLYVGDAGETEASRPSERWGLDWTSFARLGSGFMADLDVAWSHARFSDLNPAGRHIPGVVERKLGAGLSYGWGEKGRVSLKYRYFGDRPLEESGAIRSRSSETVNVTVRGGNENWEWKILLSNLLDSQDPDISYWYESRLAGEFDAVADVHSHVMKPRSLAVELTRHF, from the coding sequence ATGAGCGCCTCGCAAGGCTATGTTGGAGGTGACGACCTGGCGCTGGCCACCGCGGAGGGCGGCTCTGATTTGCTGGAGGCGGTGCCCGGCATGATCGCCACTCAGCATAGCGGGACCGGAAAGGCCAAGCAGTATTTCTTACGTGGATTCAACCTCGACCACGGAACCGATTTCGCCGCGATGGTCGACGGGATGCAGGTGAATTTTCCTACGCATGGCCATGGTCAGGGATACGCGGATACGAATTTTGTCATTCCGGAAATGGTATCCATGATCTCCTACCTCAAAGGGCCGTATTATGCGATGGTCGGAGATTTCTCCTCCACCGGGTCCGCCAGCATTGGGTTCAAAGACATGCTGGAGCGGGACTTCGTTTCGGCGAGCGTCGGCGAATATGGCCGGCAGCGGCTGGTCAGCGGCATGTCTCGGCCGGCGGCCGAGGGAAACCTGCTCTTTGGTCTGGAGCTGGAGGAAAACGACGGTCCTTGGGTTTTGGATGAAAACCTCGCCAAGCGCAGCGGACTTCTGCGGTATTCGGCGGGGAACTACGACGAGCGATTCTCGGTGACCGCGATGGCCTACGACTCCAGCTGGGATGCGACGGACCAGATACCAGAACGAGCGATCGCCAGTGGCGACCTATCCATCTATGGGTTTGTGGACCCGACTGTGGGGGGACGAACGACGCGCTATAGTCTGTCCGCGAACTGGCGTCGGGACCAAGGGCATGTGCGGACCTTCGCCAACGCGTATTCGATCTATTACGACATGAACCTGTGGTCGAATTTCACTTATTTCCTGGAAGATCCGGTGAATGGCGACCAATTCGAGCAGGCCGATCGACGCATGGTCTATGGCGCCAGCTTCGGAAAGACCTACTTCTATCAGGAGCTGTTCGGCAAGCAGACGAACCACACCATCGCTTTGCAGTTTCGCTGGGATGACATCGACCAAGTAGGACTTTATAAGACCAAGGAGCGTCATCGACTTTCAACTATTCGCGAAGACGAGGTCGGCGTCGTGTCGAGCGGACTGATCTACGAGGCGAAAGTCGATTGGTCGCCCAAGTTAAGAATGCACCTTGGGGCGAGATTGGATAACGTGGATCATCGTTCTCGCAGTCGGGTGGGCATGGAGAGCGGAGTGGCGTCGGATTGGCTGATCAGCCCCAAGACCAATATCGTCTACACCATGAACGATGCCTTGGAGTGGTATGCGAGCGCTGGATACGGATTTCACAGCAACGACGCGCGAGCCGCCAGCGTTGGCGACAAGGTGGATCCCTTGGTTTCCTCTCAAGGCGCCGAGCTGGGGCTTCGCTATCGGTTTGAGCAGCGCCTGAATACCTCGCTCAGTCTCTGGCGATTGGATCTGGATTCGGAGCTGCTGTACGTTGGCGACGCAGGGGAGACGGAAGCGTCGCGCCCCAGCGAGCGGTGGGGGCTGGATTGGACGAGCTTCGCTCGGCTCGGTTCCGGGTTTATGGCGGATCTAGATGTGGCGTGGAGTCACGCTCGTTTTAGCGATCTGAATCCGGCGGGGCGGCATATTCCTGGCGTGGTGGAAAGGAAGCTTGGAGCGGGACTCAGCTACGGATGGGGGGAGAAGGGACGCGTTTCTTTGAAGTATCGCTATTTTGGAGACAGGCCTTTGGAGGAGAGTGGAGCGATTCGGTCTCGCTCATCGGAAACCGTGAACGTGACTGTGAGGGGAGGGAACGAAAACTGGGAATGGAAGATCCTTCTGAGCAATTTGCTTGATTCGCAGGATCCGGACATCAGCTACTGGTACGAGTCGCGCCTCGCTGGAGAGTTCGATGCAGTAGCGGACGTACATAGCCACGTGATGAAGCCCCGATCGCTCGCGGTTGAGCTGACGCGTCATTTCTAG